From Triticum aestivum cultivar Chinese Spring chromosome 4A, IWGSC CS RefSeq v2.1, whole genome shotgun sequence, a single genomic window includes:
- the LOC123082954 gene encoding uncharacterized protein isoform X2 produces the protein MEPAEAGGGISAARSSPAAVQATNDDAAASKLTNEHVGGGRIHDKEKSPAGVPVEETDLASYRRDWEKSWGDKCGSFEFYSCVRAMLFTCKRTPPQAGVKTCLQIFSIRVVEINGAYLEWPLEVYGLVATRDSMDHNRNIIFRLRRDACQLLTQQDPFLALTGPAHAIIFTGPVDIEIQLKVKGRTTEHEDKDFISKVLVYERDPSDKLADAGIGNQDIMRTSCFGELCSLQITSALIAEAVEATVISAEVIEGLWPPKSGIRVVSGTASIDEDFVLLDARDGTLRVDPADGVIPITRNVVCVEKDGRLKLSIEAYRKMGRMYAISVTELIPKRSSASIAICKLPFCMVEFTVAWSCLVAKVDDLRKYGI, from the exons ATGGAGCCGGCGGAGGCGGGAGGCGGCATCTCCGCCGCGAGGAGCAGCCCGGCCGCCGTGCAGGCCACCAACGACGACGCCGCGGCGAGCAAGCT GACCAATGAACATGTCGGAGGAG GGAGGATTCATGACAAAGAAAAATCACCGGCGGGTGTTCCGGTGGAGGAGACGGACCTTGCTTCATACCGTCGCGACTGGGAAAAATCTTGGGGTGACAAGTGTGGCTCCTTCGAATTCTACT CGTGCGTGAGAGCCATGCTCTTCACATGCAAACGCACCCCGCCACAAGCAGGCGTCAAGACCTGCCTGCAGATCTTCTCTATCAGAGTCGTGGAAATCAACGGTGCTTATCTTGAGTGGCCACTGGAGGTCTACGGCCTGGTCGCCACCCGTGACTCGATGGATCATAATCGTAACATTATCTTCAGACTCAGGAGGGACGCCTGCCAACTCCTCACTCAACAG GATCCATTTTTGGCGCTGACCGGCCCGGCTCATGCGATTATCTTCACCGGGCCAGTCGACATTGAGATCCAACTCAAAGTCAAGGGCAGAACCACAGAGCATGAAGACAAAGATTTCATCTCCAAAGTGCTGGTATACGAACGTGATCCCAGTGACAAACTTGCCGACGCAGGCATAGGCAACCAAGACATCATGCGTACCAGCTGTTTCGGCGAGTTGTGCTCCCTACAGATCACCTCCGCCCTGATCGCCGAAGCGGTCGAGGCCACAGTCATCTCTGCTGAAGTTATCGAGGGACTATGGCCCCCAAAGTCAGGAATCCGTGTCGTTTCCGGTACCGCCAGCATAGACGAGGACTTTGTACTGCTCGATGCTCGGGATGGGACGCTTCGTGTGGATCCGGCTGACGGTGTCATCCCCATTACCAGAAATGTTGTCTGTGTGGAGAAAGATGGGAGGCTGAAGCTTTCTATAGAGGCCTACAGAAAGATGGGGCGTATGTATGCAATATCTGTTACGGAGTTGATACCCAAGAGATCCTCCGCCAGTATTGCCATATGCAAGCTTCCCTTCTGCATGGTCGAGTTCACCGTAGCTTGGTCCTGCCTCGTGGCCAAAGTGGATGACCTGAGGAAGTACGGTATCTGA
- the LOC123082954 gene encoding uncharacterized protein isoform X1, with amino-acid sequence MEPAEAGGGISAARSSPAAVQATNDDAAASKLTNEHVGGGTAQPPSAQTVQELVDSFSGQLPGRIHDKEKSPAGVPVEETDLASYRRDWEKSWGDKCGSFEFYSCVRAMLFTCKRTPPQAGVKTCLQIFSIRVVEINGAYLEWPLEVYGLVATRDSMDHNRNIIFRLRRDACQLLTQQDPFLALTGPAHAIIFTGPVDIEIQLKVKGRTTEHEDKDFISKVLVYERDPSDKLADAGIGNQDIMRTSCFGELCSLQITSALIAEAVEATVISAEVIEGLWPPKSGIRVVSGTASIDEDFVLLDARDGTLRVDPADGVIPITRNVVCVEKDGRLKLSIEAYRKMGRMYAISVTELIPKRSSASIAICKLPFCMVEFTVAWSCLVAKVDDLRKYGI; translated from the exons ATGGAGCCGGCGGAGGCGGGAGGCGGCATCTCCGCCGCGAGGAGCAGCCCGGCCGCCGTGCAGGCCACCAACGACGACGCCGCGGCGAGCAAGCT GACCAATGAACATGTCGGAGGAGGTACTGCCCAGCCACCATCAGCACAAACAGTACAAGAACTAGTTGATTCATTCTCAGGCCAATTACCAGGGAGGATTCATGACAAAGAAAAATCACCGGCGGGTGTTCCGGTGGAGGAGACGGACCTTGCTTCATACCGTCGCGACTGGGAAAAATCTTGGGGTGACAAGTGTGGCTCCTTCGAATTCTACT CGTGCGTGAGAGCCATGCTCTTCACATGCAAACGCACCCCGCCACAAGCAGGCGTCAAGACCTGCCTGCAGATCTTCTCTATCAGAGTCGTGGAAATCAACGGTGCTTATCTTGAGTGGCCACTGGAGGTCTACGGCCTGGTCGCCACCCGTGACTCGATGGATCATAATCGTAACATTATCTTCAGACTCAGGAGGGACGCCTGCCAACTCCTCACTCAACAG GATCCATTTTTGGCGCTGACCGGCCCGGCTCATGCGATTATCTTCACCGGGCCAGTCGACATTGAGATCCAACTCAAAGTCAAGGGCAGAACCACAGAGCATGAAGACAAAGATTTCATCTCCAAAGTGCTGGTATACGAACGTGATCCCAGTGACAAACTTGCCGACGCAGGCATAGGCAACCAAGACATCATGCGTACCAGCTGTTTCGGCGAGTTGTGCTCCCTACAGATCACCTCCGCCCTGATCGCCGAAGCGGTCGAGGCCACAGTCATCTCTGCTGAAGTTATCGAGGGACTATGGCCCCCAAAGTCAGGAATCCGTGTCGTTTCCGGTACCGCCAGCATAGACGAGGACTTTGTACTGCTCGATGCTCGGGATGGGACGCTTCGTGTGGATCCGGCTGACGGTGTCATCCCCATTACCAGAAATGTTGTCTGTGTGGAGAAAGATGGGAGGCTGAAGCTTTCTATAGAGGCCTACAGAAAGATGGGGCGTATGTATGCAATATCTGTTACGGAGTTGATACCCAAGAGATCCTCCGCCAGTATTGCCATATGCAAGCTTCCCTTCTGCATGGTCGAGTTCACCGTAGCTTGGTCCTGCCTCGTGGCCAAAGTGGATGACCTGAGGAAGTACGGTATCTGA